Within Actinoplanes sp. L3-i22, the genomic segment CATCACCGGGACGAGCAGGGACTGGGTGAGCGACACCATCAGCGCGGCGGTGCCGATCACCAGCAGGACGATGATCTGCTTACCGGTCCAGGAGGATTTCGGCTTCGCGCCGGACTCCTGCGACTGCGCCACAGCGGCGGCTTGGGACATGAGGGCTCCTTCAACTTCGTGGCAGACTGTGCCACGAGGCAGAGCGTGCCACGAGATGGTTGCCGGCAGGCAACGCGGGAGAATGTGTGAGATGGGGATCACCAGCCTTCGGGACCGGAAGCGTGAACAGAGCCGGATCGCCACCGTGCGGGCGGCCTGGCAGCTGTTCATCGAGCGCGGCTACGACAACGTCACGGTGGGCGACATCTGCGCCAAGGCGGAGATCGCGCCGCGCACGTTCCACCGGTATTTCGCCAGCAAGGAGGACGTGGTCGCGGAGCCGGTCCGGCAGATGACCACGATCGTCACCGAGTACCTGTCCGCCGGCGCGCCGGACGGGGCGGACGATCGCGCGGTGATGCGCGGGGCGATGATCCGGGTGGCCGAGTTCGTGGTGGAGCGGCGGGAGCTGCTGGTCGCCCTGCGCACGGTGGCCCAGCAGTCGGCGCACCTCCAGGTGTCCGCGGTGGTGGTCCGGACCGACAGCGACCCGAACATCGCGGCGCTGCTCGCGGCGCGGACCCCCGGCGCCGACCCGGGTGACTGGCGGCGCCGGCTGCTGGTCGGGTGCGTCACCCAGGCGTTCCGGATCTGGTACGAGGACTTCCTGCCCGGCGACCTCCCCGACCCGATGTCCCACCTCACCGAGATCATGGACGCCGCGGTCACCGGGTTTTCGGGTCCTTTGAAACCGCAACCACCCACGGACGTCGCCCTGTAGGGCCTCGCGTTCTGGGCGCCCCGCGCCCTGCGAGGACCGGAAGGGTCCCCGCGGGAGCGACGATCAGTTATCGGCCGCAGCCGAGGCAATAAAGAATTTGCTTCTTATCCCCAGATCTCTTCGGCGGTTTCGACGATCAGGCGGAGTTTGGCGATTTCCTCGTCGTAGGTGAGGGCGTTGCCTTCGACGGTCGAGGAGAAGCCGCATTGCGGGGAGAGGCAGAGCTGGTCGAGCGGCACGTATTTCGCGGCCTCGTCGATGCGGCGTTTCAGGGTGTCCTTCGATTCGAGCGCGCCGCGTTTC encodes:
- a CDS encoding TetR/AcrR family transcriptional regulator, yielding MGITSLRDRKREQSRIATVRAAWQLFIERGYDNVTVGDICAKAEIAPRTFHRYFASKEDVVAEPVRQMTTIVTEYLSAGAPDGADDRAVMRGAMIRVAEFVVERRELLVALRTVAQQSAHLQVSAVVVRTDSDPNIAALLAARTPGADPGDWRRRLLVGCVTQAFRIWYEDFLPGDLPDPMSHLTEIMDAAVTGFSGPLKPQPPTDVAL